One Fusobacterium ulcerans DNA segment encodes these proteins:
- the yqeB gene encoding selenium-dependent molybdenum cofactor biosynthesis protein YqeB, giving the protein MEKVNDIIVVRGGGDIASGAIQKLHRSGFRVLVLEIEKPSAIRRKVAFCEAVYEKNIEIEGIRAQCAATEEEVRNCWEKDIIPVMIDSRGKSIEIFKPIAVVDGILAKKNFGTKRSMAPITVALGPGFSAPEDVDVVIETMRGHNLGRLIMEGTASANTGIPGIIAGIGKERVIYSEFNGYIKNIEKIGSVVEKGDIIAVVEENYIYSPISGVLRGIIRDGYKVTEGLKIADVDPRIEEKENCFTISDKARNIGGAVLEAVLYLRKIKGV; this is encoded by the coding sequence ATGGAAAAAGTAAATGACATCATTGTAGTAAGAGGTGGAGGAGATATAGCCAGTGGAGCTATCCAAAAACTTCACAGAAGCGGATTCAGAGTTCTTGTCTTAGAAATAGAAAAACCATCAGCAATCAGAAGGAAAGTAGCTTTTTGTGAAGCTGTTTATGAAAAAAATATTGAAATAGAAGGTATAAGAGCTCAGTGTGCAGCAACAGAGGAAGAGGTAAGAAATTGCTGGGAAAAAGATATAATTCCAGTAATGATTGATTCAAGAGGGAAAAGTATAGAAATATTTAAACCAATAGCAGTTGTTGATGGAATACTTGCCAAGAAAAATTTTGGAACTAAAAGAAGTATGGCACCAATAACTGTAGCTTTAGGACCGGGATTCTCTGCTCCAGAAGATGTAGATGTAGTTATAGAGACTATGAGAGGGCATAATTTGGGGAGGCTTATTATGGAAGGAACAGCAAGTGCCAATACTGGAATTCCTGGAATAATAGCTGGAATAGGAAAAGAAAGAGTAATCTACAGCGAATTTAATGGCTACATCAAAAATATAGAAAAAATTGGAAGTGTTGTAGAAAAAGGGGATATAATTGCTGTAGTAGAGGAAAATTATATTTATTCTCCAATTTCAGGAGTTTTAAGAGGAATAATAAGAGATGGATATAAAGTAACAGAAGGTTTGAAAATAGCAGATGTAGATCCAAGAATAGAGGAAAAAGAAAATTGTTTTACAATTTCGGATAAAGCCAGAAATATAGGTGGAGCTGTATTAGAAGCTGTTCTTTATTTAAGAAAGATAAAGGGAGTATAA
- the dhaM gene encoding dihydroxyacetone kinase phosphoryl donor subunit DhaM: MVGMVIVSHSKKLAHEIIELCNEMKKYDFPVINGSGTTGDHLGSDPMIIKEAIENAYSEDGVLIFGDIGSSILNSEMAMEFLDAEYDRAKIKIADAPIVEGTLIAMAINDGKTSLEEILEELKDLKNFNKV; encoded by the coding sequence GTGGTAGGAATGGTAATTGTATCTCATAGTAAAAAACTTGCTCATGAAATAATTGAATTATGCAATGAAATGAAAAAATATGATTTTCCTGTTATAAATGGAAGTGGAACAACAGGAGATCATTTAGGATCAGACCCTATGATTATAAAAGAAGCTATTGAAAATGCCTATTCAGAAGATGGAGTTCTAATATTTGGTGATATAGGGAGTTCAATTTTGAATAGTGAAATGGCTATGGAATTTTTGGATGCAGAATATGACAGAGCTAAAATAAAAATAGCTGATGCCCCTATAGTAGAGGGGACTCTTATAGCAATGGCTATAAATGATGGGAAAACTTCTTTAGAAGAAATATTAGAAGAACTAAAAGACTTAAAGAATTTTAATAAAGTTTAA
- the moaA gene encoding GTP 3',8-cyclase MoaA: protein MIDKIGREIEYLRLSITDRCNLRCQYCMSERNMNFLPREELLTFEEIKRVVKIFSKIGIKKIRLTGGEPLVRRNFSDILENISSVEGIKEINLTTNGLLLGENFESLLKNKVKKINISLDTLNPVLYNEITRGGSLDKVLKNIFKAIELGIERVKINIVLIKGKNDNEIMDFVKFSETYPIDIRFIELMPIGEGKNFAPISNDEVIKIIQKERELFPVNEKIGSGPAKYFKSGFSKGNIGFIAPLSHNFCDKCNRIRLTPDGFLKLCLHWNKGIDLKNIIRNGITDEELENIIFNAIYSKPEHHSMDEDIEENIDKRKMNQIGG, encoded by the coding sequence ATGATAGATAAAATAGGAAGAGAAATAGAATACTTGAGACTTTCCATTACCGACAGATGTAATCTCAGATGCCAATACTGTATGAGTGAAAGAAATATGAACTTTCTTCCAAGAGAAGAACTTCTCACTTTTGAAGAGATAAAAAGAGTAGTAAAGATTTTTAGTAAAATTGGAATAAAAAAAATCCGTCTTACTGGAGGAGAGCCTTTAGTCAGAAGAAATTTCTCTGACATACTAGAAAATATTAGTTCTGTTGAAGGAATTAAAGAAATAAATTTAACAACTAATGGCTTGCTTCTTGGAGAAAATTTTGAATCTCTTTTGAAAAATAAAGTAAAAAAAATAAATATAAGTTTGGATACTTTAAACCCAGTTCTATACAATGAAATTACAAGAGGAGGATCTCTTGATAAAGTTCTTAAAAATATTTTTAAAGCAATAGAATTAGGGATAGAAAGAGTAAAAATAAACATAGTCCTTATAAAAGGTAAAAATGATAATGAAATTATGGATTTTGTCAAATTCAGTGAAACTTATCCAATAGACATTCGTTTTATTGAGCTTATGCCAATTGGAGAAGGGAAAAACTTCGCTCCTATATCTAATGATGAAGTTATTAAAATAATTCAAAAAGAGAGAGAATTATTTCCTGTTAATGAAAAAATTGGTTCTGGCCCTGCTAAATATTTTAAAAGTGGTTTTTCCAAAGGAAATATAGGATTCATTGCTCCATTATCCCATAATTTTTGTGATAAATGCAATAGAATAAGGCTGACTCCTGATGGATTTTTAAAATTATGTCTCCATTGGAACAAAGGAATTGATTTGAAAAATATCATAAGAAATGGTATAACTGATGAAGAATTAGAAAACATTATCTTTAATGCCATATACAGCAAACCTGAACATCATAGTATGGATGAAGATATTGAAGAAAACATAGATAAAAGAAAGATGAATCAAATAGGAGGGTAA
- a CDS encoding XdhC family protein, with the protein MEDKILNEISKRTSQGKKAALVMITEAIGSTPRKSGAIMGVFEEDIIGTIGGGSIEYKVIQTARELMKSGESQEFSYNLTTDDELRMNCGGSMKGFIKIFSPSPKLLICGAGHIGQKLFNIGKNLEFDIKIIDDREELKIDVPELTLGNFDEILTNEEITENTYIVIATRGHVLDEKVLDLVKNRGAKYIGIIGSKRKITNLKENLEKNSKIRDNIYAPIGLKISNGTPEEIAIEILAEILQVKNGGELVHRSLF; encoded by the coding sequence ATGGAAGATAAAATATTAAATGAAATATCTAAAAGAACATCTCAGGGGAAAAAAGCAGCATTGGTTATGATAACAGAAGCTATTGGTTCGACTCCTCGTAAATCAGGAGCTATAATGGGGGTATTTGAAGAGGATATCATAGGGACTATAGGTGGAGGAAGTATAGAATATAAAGTTATTCAAACAGCTAGAGAGCTTATGAAGAGTGGAGAAAGTCAAGAATTTTCATATAATCTGACAACTGATGATGAGCTTCGTATGAATTGTGGTGGAAGTATGAAAGGATTTATAAAAATTTTTTCCCCTTCTCCTAAACTATTGATATGCGGGGCAGGTCATATTGGTCAAAAACTTTTTAATATAGGTAAAAATCTTGAATTTGATATAAAAATAATAGATGACAGAGAAGAACTGAAAATAGATGTACCTGAACTTACTTTAGGGAATTTTGATGAGATACTTACAAATGAAGAAATAACTGAAAATACTTATATAGTTATAGCTACAAGAGGTCATGTACTTGATGAAAAAGTGCTTGATTTAGTAAAAAATAGAGGAGCTAAATATATAGGAATAATAGGGAGTAAAAGAAAAATAACAAATTTAAAAGAAAACCTTGAAAAAAATTCTAAAATCAGAGATAATATATATGCGCCTATAGGACTAAAAATCTCTAACGGAACACCAGAAGAGATTGCAATTGAGATACTTGCTGAGATATTGCAGGTAAAAAATGGAGGAGAATTAGTACATAGGTCACTTTTTTAA
- a CDS encoding RidA family protein encodes MKKIIHTEKAPAALGPYSQAIEVNGTLYVSGQIPFVPETMTVVSDCVKAQTKQSLENIKAILEAAGYTFKDVVRAGVFIKDMNDFAAVNEVYAEYLGDVKPARACVEVARLPKDVKVEIEVIAVK; translated from the coding sequence ATGAAAAAAATAATTCACACTGAAAAAGCACCTGCTGCTTTAGGACCATACTCACAAGCTATTGAAGTTAATGGAACTCTTTATGTATCTGGACAAATTCCATTTGTTCCTGAAACAATGACTGTAGTTTCTGACTGCGTAAAAGCTCAAACTAAACAATCTCTAGAAAATATCAAAGCTATACTTGAAGCTGCTGGATATACTTTTAAAGATGTAGTAAGAGCTGGAGTGTTCATTAAAGATATGAACGATTTCGCAGCTGTAAACGAAGTTTATGCTGAATATCTTGGAGATGTAAAACCTGCAAGAGCATGTGTAGAAGTTGCTAGACTTCCAAAAGATGTAAAAGTTGAAATAGAAGTTATTGCTGTAAAATAG
- a CDS encoding acyl-[ACP]--phospholipid O-acyltransferase: MLLKNKRFLPLFITQFFGAFNDNMLKTAIMAFITYNLTLNRDHEGMLLNFISILFILPFFFLSATAGQLADKYHRDKIAKILKCAEFILMVLTAIAVFFKFYSGLIIILFFMSIQSAFFGPVKYSIIPQHLEECELIEGNAIIDGATYFSILLGTILGAHITSPEITVGILVFCSLLGMLSSFKIPSAPAPRPDLTMSFNIFKTIKLTLKKISEIRSIYITILGLSWFWALGAVILTQLYPMCSDLLGLSRNAVAVFMFIFSLGMAAGTFICTKVMRGIVHPTFVPLSSIGIGIATFFLYLFTKDYITPESQIRTVAFFKSLPGIKLSFVLFFLAFFGGMYIVPLNAFLQNKAPKKYLATIIAGNNIMNAVGIVIFSAVVLGLFKIGFILSDIFFLISIICLCVSLYILTIIPDALPRSMAQSILSLIFKMEVTGLENYEKAGKRVLIIANHTSLLDGLLVASFMPEKLIFAINTTIVKKWWIRIFKPVVKLYPIDPTNPLALKNLINELKNNEKCIIFPEGRITVTGSLMKVYEGAGVVALKANANILPIRIDGAQYSKFSYLKTKFKTKFFPRIKITILPPTKIKLSEEDKGSAKREKIGDQLYEIMTSMIFKSSPVKENIFKSLLNAVKIHGKKHMIAEDISRQPMSYKNFILKSYVIGEAVKRNFKEKNIGLILPNSVINALVFFGLQCAAKIPAMINFTQGKSQILSCIKTAEISTVLTAKRMIEMLQLEDLIDTLEKNGVKIIYLEEFQSKINIATKLSGFFNYLLKKVPQTSSNDPCTILFTSGSEGVPKAVLLSHENLQANRFQMSSLFSFTSQDIMFNALPMFHSFGLGVGTILPLLSGIKVFFYPSPVHYKIVPELVYDSNATILCGTDTFFNGYAKQANPYDFYNIKYAMVGAEKLKDSTYYQWMERFGVRVLEGYGVTEASPVIAVNTPMYQKRGSVGRLLPDIEYKLEAIPGIEKGGRLWIKGKNIMLGYLKDGKIVQPEGGWYDTGDIVDIDENKFVTILGRAKRFAKIAGEMVSLTAVEDIINGYIKDFPSAVTAIPDEKKGEQLVLVTEKNDINSKEMLNYFKEKLYSELWVPKKIVTVDKLPLLGTGKVDYVKVKEIAESK; the protein is encoded by the coding sequence ATGCTATTAAAAAATAAAAGATTTTTACCTTTATTTATAACCCAATTTTTTGGAGCTTTCAATGACAATATGCTGAAAACAGCTATTATGGCTTTTATTACTTATAATCTTACATTAAATAGAGATCATGAAGGAATGCTGCTGAATTTTATTTCTATTCTCTTTATTCTTCCTTTTTTCTTTTTATCTGCCACTGCTGGACAGTTAGCTGATAAATATCATAGAGATAAAATTGCTAAAATTTTAAAATGTGCAGAATTTATACTGATGGTCCTTACTGCTATTGCAGTTTTCTTTAAGTTTTATTCTGGACTTATCATTATATTATTTTTTATGAGCATACAGTCTGCTTTCTTTGGTCCTGTTAAATATTCTATTATTCCTCAGCATCTTGAAGAGTGCGAATTAATAGAAGGAAATGCCATAATAGATGGAGCTACATATTTTTCAATATTACTTGGAACTATTTTAGGAGCTCATATTACTTCCCCAGAGATAACTGTTGGAATACTTGTATTTTGCTCTCTTCTTGGTATGCTCAGCAGTTTTAAGATTCCCTCTGCTCCAGCTCCAAGACCTGATTTAACTATGAGCTTTAATATTTTTAAAACTATAAAATTAACATTAAAGAAAATATCTGAAATAAGAAGTATATACATAACTATTTTAGGACTTTCATGGTTCTGGGCACTTGGTGCAGTTATCCTTACACAGCTCTATCCTATGTGCAGTGATCTGTTAGGGCTTTCAAGAAATGCTGTTGCTGTATTTATGTTTATTTTTTCATTAGGTATGGCTGCTGGGACATTTATTTGTACAAAAGTAATGAGAGGAATTGTTCATCCTACATTTGTTCCCCTTAGTTCTATTGGAATAGGAATTGCCACTTTTTTCCTTTATCTCTTTACTAAGGACTATATCACTCCTGAAAGTCAAATTAGGACAGTTGCATTTTTTAAATCTTTACCTGGAATAAAATTATCTTTTGTTCTATTTTTCCTTGCCTTTTTTGGTGGTATGTATATAGTTCCTTTAAATGCTTTTTTACAAAATAAAGCACCAAAAAAATATCTGGCTACTATCATAGCTGGAAACAATATAATGAATGCTGTTGGAATAGTAATTTTCTCTGCTGTTGTTCTTGGACTGTTTAAAATAGGATTTATTTTATCAGATATATTTTTCCTTATATCAATTATATGTTTATGTGTTTCTCTATACATACTTACTATTATTCCTGACGCTCTTCCAAGATCTATGGCACAAAGCATTCTCTCTCTTATATTTAAGATGGAGGTTACTGGTCTGGAAAACTATGAAAAAGCTGGAAAAAGAGTTCTTATAATAGCAAATCACACTTCTTTGCTGGATGGATTGCTTGTTGCTTCTTTCATGCCGGAAAAATTGATATTTGCAATTAATACAACAATTGTTAAAAAATGGTGGATCAGAATATTTAAGCCAGTAGTAAAGCTTTATCCTATTGATCCTACAAACCCTTTAGCATTAAAAAATCTTATTAATGAATTAAAAAATAATGAAAAATGTATCATATTCCCAGAGGGCAGAATAACTGTAACAGGTTCTCTGATGAAAGTATATGAAGGAGCTGGAGTAGTGGCTTTAAAAGCCAATGCCAACATTCTCCCAATCAGAATAGATGGTGCTCAGTATTCAAAGTTTTCATATTTAAAAACTAAATTTAAAACTAAGTTTTTCCCTAGAATAAAAATTACAATACTTCCTCCTACTAAGATAAAATTATCTGAAGAAGATAAAGGAAGTGCAAAAAGAGAAAAAATAGGAGATCAGCTTTATGAAATTATGACTTCTATGATTTTTAAATCTTCTCCTGTAAAAGAAAATATTTTCAAATCATTGCTGAATGCAGTTAAAATACATGGTAAAAAACATATGATTGCAGAAGATATTTCCAGACAGCCTATGAGTTATAAAAATTTCATATTAAAATCATATGTTATTGGAGAAGCTGTAAAAAGGAATTTTAAAGAAAAAAATATTGGTTTGATTCTTCCAAATTCTGTAATAAATGCTCTGGTATTCTTTGGACTGCAATGTGCTGCCAAGATTCCTGCTATGATTAATTTTACTCAGGGAAAAAGTCAAATATTATCATGTATAAAAACTGCTGAAATATCAACAGTTCTTACAGCTAAAAGAATGATAGAGATGCTCCAATTAGAAGATCTTATTGATACTTTAGAGAAAAATGGGGTAAAAATTATCTATCTTGAGGAATTTCAGTCAAAGATAAATATAGCTACAAAATTATCTGGTTTCTTTAATTATCTTTTAAAGAAAGTTCCTCAAACTAGCTCTAATGACCCTTGTACTATTCTTTTTACATCAGGATCAGAAGGAGTTCCAAAAGCTGTACTTTTAAGCCATGAAAATTTACAGGCTAACAGATTCCAAATGAGTTCATTATTCTCATTTACAAGTCAGGATATTATGTTTAATGCTCTTCCTATGTTCCATTCATTTGGACTTGGAGTTGGAACTATCCTGCCATTGCTTTCAGGGATAAAGGTATTTTTCTATCCTTCTCCTGTACATTACAAAATAGTTCCAGAATTAGTCTATGATTCCAATGCTACAATTTTATGCGGAACAGATACATTCTTCAATGGATATGCTAAACAAGCTAATCCTTATGACTTCTATAATATAAAATATGCTATGGTAGGAGCAGAGAAATTAAAAGATTCTACTTACTATCAATGGATGGAAAGATTTGGTGTAAGAGTTTTAGAAGGATATGGAGTAACAGAAGCCAGTCCTGTTATCGCCGTAAATACTCCTATGTATCAAAAAAGAGGCAGTGTAGGAAGACTTTTACCTGATATAGAATATAAGCTGGAAGCTATTCCGGGAATAGAAAAAGGTGGAAGACTATGGATAAAAGGAAAAAATATCATGCTTGGTTACTTGAAAGATGGAAAAATAGTTCAGCCAGAAGGTGGATGGTATGATACTGGAGATATTGTAGATATTGATGAAAATAAATTTGTTACTATTTTGGGAAGAGCTAAAAGATTTGCTAAAATAGCTGGAGAGATGGTCTCTCTTACTGCTGTAGAAGATATAATAAATGGATATATCAAAGATTTTCCTAGTGCTGTTACTGCTATTCCTGATGAAAAGAAAGGGGAACAATTAGTTTTAGTCACAGAAAAAAATGATATTAACTCAAAAGAAATGTTAAACTATTTTAAAGAAAAACTTTACAGCGAATTATGGGTTCCTAAAAAAATTGTTACAGTAGATAAGCTGCCTTTACTCGGTACTGGAAAAGTAGATTATGTGAAAGTTAAAGAAATAGCTGAAAGTAAATAA
- the dhaL gene encoding dihydroxyacetone kinase subunit DhaL: protein MELLKIIKKVSEKIIENKDYLTELDREIGDGDHGVNLARGFEKVEKELPTMETLKPFEILNKMAMLLVSNVGGASGALYGTALMKGAAYIKTKEEMTPEVIAETWSEMIKGIEMRGKAVLGEKTMLDTQIPAYEAFKIKADAGANVKECFEFAELKAKSGMESTKDIAATKGRASYLGERSIGHLDPGAVSSYLIIKTINDELKG from the coding sequence ATGGAACTATTAAAAATAATAAAAAAAGTAAGTGAAAAAATAATTGAAAATAAAGATTACCTTACAGAGCTGGATAGAGAAATAGGTGATGGGGATCATGGTGTAAATCTTGCCAGAGGATTTGAAAAGGTAGAAAAAGAACTTCCAACTATGGAAACTCTAAAGCCTTTTGAAATATTGAATAAAATGGCAATGCTACTGGTATCTAATGTGGGAGGAGCATCAGGAGCACTATATGGAACCGCTTTAATGAAAGGAGCAGCTTATATTAAAACTAAAGAAGAAATGACTCCAGAAGTAATAGCTGAAACATGGAGTGAAATGATAAAGGGAATAGAAATGAGAGGAAAGGCTGTATTGGGAGAAAAGACTATGCTTGATACTCAAATTCCTGCTTATGAAGCTTTTAAAATAAAAGCTGATGCTGGAGCAAATGTCAAAGAATGTTTTGAATTTGCAGAGCTTAAAGCAAAATCTGGAATGGAATCTACAAAAGATATAGCTGCTACTAAAGGAAGAGCAAGCTATCTTGGAGAAAGAAGTATAGGACATCTTGATCCAGGAGCTGTCTCATCATATTTAATTATAAAAACTATAAATGATGAATTGAAAGGATAG
- a CDS encoding sulfite exporter TauE/SafE family protein translates to MLKELLTSQFIILACLCFVGAFIDSVAGGGGLISLPAYLASGLPPHIALGTNKLSGFFSGVGSSVNYARSGKVNWNLMKKLAPFSFVGAFIGVKIIIGTKPQYINYIVFTALIVVLAYTLTNKKMGHESTFTGLTKSNVTKGMIMAFVIGFYNGFLGPGTGSFLVFFMMKIFGYDFVEANGDSKILNLIGNFTSLLVFGISGKVYFLYGIPISIIMLLGAQCGSRCAISKGSRFIKPVFLTVTTVTALKMLKEMF, encoded by the coding sequence ATGTTAAAAGAGCTTTTAACCAGTCAATTTATTATTTTAGCCTGCTTATGTTTTGTAGGAGCATTTATTGATTCGGTAGCAGGAGGAGGGGGCTTGATTTCACTGCCAGCTTACTTAGCATCAGGATTGCCGCCTCATATTGCTTTAGGAACAAATAAGTTATCTGGATTTTTTTCTGGGGTAGGAAGCAGTGTGAACTATGCAAGGTCAGGAAAAGTCAATTGGAATCTTATGAAAAAATTGGCTCCATTTTCTTTTGTAGGAGCATTTATTGGAGTAAAAATTATAATTGGAACAAAACCTCAATATATTAATTATATAGTATTTACAGCTTTAATAGTGGTACTTGCCTATACATTGACTAATAAAAAAATGGGTCATGAAAGTACATTCACAGGTCTGACTAAATCAAATGTTACAAAGGGAATGATAATGGCTTTTGTCATAGGATTCTACAATGGGTTTTTAGGTCCAGGGACAGGGTCATTTTTAGTTTTTTTTATGATGAAAATATTTGGATATGATTTTGTAGAAGCTAACGGAGACTCTAAAATTTTAAATTTAATAGGAAATTTTACAAGCCTTTTAGTATTTGGAATCAGTGGGAAAGTATATTTTCTTTATGGGATACCAATTTCAATAATAATGCTTTTAGGAGCTCAATGTGGTTCAAGGTGTGCTATAAGTAAAGGAAGCAGATTTATAAAGCCAGTGTTCCTTACTGTGACTACAGTGACTGCTTTAAAAATGTTAAAAGAAATGTTTTAA
- the dhaK gene encoding dihydroxyacetone kinase subunit DhaK encodes MKKMINKPENIVEEMVSGMLKAYPEYLERVEDLPVIVRKDKKVGKTALISGGGSGHEPSHAGFVGYGMLDGAVAGEVFTSPSADKVYEAIKAVNSGAGVLLIIKNYSGDVMNFEMAAEMAAMEEIEVKKIVVDDDIAVENSTYTVGRRGIAGTVLVHKMVGAAAEKGYSLGELEALGNKVIGRTKTLGMALEPCMVPTTGKLSFELADDEVEIGLGIHGEPGTHREKIQPADVHVDHILEKIFKESDLKENDEVAVLINGLGETTLMELFIINNRVAQVLEEKNIKAVDTIVGNYMTSLDMGGFSITLTKLDNEMKELLKAKADTPAFKRF; translated from the coding sequence ATGAAAAAAATGATTAACAAACCAGAGAACATTGTAGAAGAAATGGTTAGTGGAATGCTTAAAGCTTATCCAGAATATCTGGAAAGAGTAGAAGATTTACCAGTAATAGTGAGAAAAGATAAGAAAGTGGGAAAAACAGCTTTAATTAGTGGAGGAGGAAGCGGACACGAGCCTTCACATGCTGGATTTGTTGGTTATGGAATGTTGGATGGAGCAGTAGCTGGAGAAGTATTTACATCACCTAGTGCTGACAAAGTTTATGAAGCAATAAAAGCTGTAAATAGTGGAGCTGGAGTTTTGTTGATAATAAAAAACTATAGTGGAGATGTAATGAATTTTGAAATGGCAGCTGAAATGGCTGCAATGGAAGAAATAGAAGTAAAAAAAATAGTAGTTGATGATGATATCGCTGTAGAAAATAGTACATATACTGTGGGAAGAAGAGGAATAGCAGGAACAGTTTTAGTACATAAAATGGTTGGAGCAGCAGCAGAAAAAGGATATTCTCTGGGAGAGCTGGAAGCTTTAGGGAACAAGGTTATTGGAAGAACGAAAACATTGGGAATGGCATTAGAACCATGCATGGTGCCAACTACTGGAAAATTAAGCTTTGAATTAGCAGATGATGAGGTAGAAATTGGACTTGGAATTCATGGAGAGCCAGGAACACACAGAGAAAAAATTCAGCCAGCAGATGTTCATGTAGATCATATTTTAGAGAAAATATTTAAGGAATCTGATTTAAAAGAAAATGATGAAGTTGCAGTATTAATAAATGGACTTGGAGAAACTACTTTAATGGAACTTTTTATAATTAACAACAGAGTAGCTCAAGTATTAGAAGAAAAAAACATTAAAGCAGTTGATACAATTGTTGGGAACTATATGACATCTTTAGATATGGGTGGCTTTTCAATCACTTTAACAAAATTAGATAATGAAATGAAAGAACTTTTAAAAGCTAAAGCTGATACTCCAGCATTTAAAAGATTTTAG